ATACAAATCCCATTCGAGTACCTACCCAGTCAAATATTTTTCCAAATATTGCCTGACCAAATGCATAAGAAAAAACAAAAATAATTGAAATAAGAGCATATATTGCCTTTGTCTCATCTGGTGTATGTCCAGGATACAAATCCTTCGCAATTTCAGGCCAAAGTACACTTAATGAAGTACGATCAATATAATTAATAATAGTTGCAATAGCTATTAATGCGACTACCCACCATCTTAAACCTTTAACTTTCATATTTTTTTGTTTTAATTTATATTTAGCACATCTCTTTTTAATAGTCCGTTGTGCTAATTATGCATCCTTACCATTATAACAATAATCATAAAGCATTTTAAAATGTACTTTCATATTTTCCTTTGCCAATTGTGGGTTTTTATCCTTAATAGCATTATAAATATTCTCATGTTCTTTTATTCCCAACAAAGACCTGTCATCATTACACACGTGGTACTTTTCAAAATTGGTTATTATTTCTGGTGTAATAATCAACATTAAAGTGTTAAGTGAACTATTACCACTTGCTTTTGCAATTGCTAAATGAAACAATAAATCTTCTTGAACAGCATCTTCTCCTTTCTTTACTTTTACCTTAAAGGCTTCAAGTGCTTCATTTATCTGACTTAGATTTTCCTCCGTTCTTCGTGATGCGGCTAATCCTGCAGTTTTCAACTCAAGTAAAATTCTAGTTTCTACTAAAGATTTAAAATCTGGTTTTTCTAAGCTCACAATATCATCAATCATTCCATTCATAGCAGTTACACCAATGTTTGCAACGAATGTTCCACTTTGTGGAATGGATTTTAACAAACCATAAAACTCTAATTTCTGAATCGCCTCTCGAACATTACTTCTAGTGACTTCAAATTTTTCAGACAACATGCGTTCAGAAGGCAATTTCTCACCCGGTTCTAAATTCTTTA
The nucleotide sequence above comes from Aureibaculum algae. Encoded proteins:
- a CDS encoding FadR/GntR family transcriptional regulator; the encoded protein is MKLEVITQNENKEVQNSIISKIRDFINLKNLEPGEKLPSERMLSEKFEVTRSNVREAIQKLEFYGLLKSIPQSGTFVANIGVTAMNGMIDDIVSLEKPDFKSLVETRILLELKTAGLAASRRTEENLSQINEALEAFKVKVKKGEDAVQEDLLFHLAIAKASGNSSLNTLMLIITPEIITNFEKYHVCNDDRSLLGIKEHENIYNAIKDKNPQLAKENMKVHFKMLYDYCYNGKDA